In one Brienomyrus brachyistius isolate T26 chromosome 7, BBRACH_0.4, whole genome shotgun sequence genomic region, the following are encoded:
- the LOC125745741 gene encoding noelin-like isoform X2, with translation MKPANKLLSLTLLVLMGTELTQVLPTNPEESWQVYSSAQDSEGRCICTVVAPQQAMCSRDARTKQLRQLLEKVQNMTQSIQVLDKRTQRDLQYVEKMEIQLRGLETKFQQVEESHRQNIAKQYKAIKAKMEELRPLIPVLEEYKADAKLVLQFKEEVQNLTSVLNQLQEEMGAYDYKELQNRVSNLEDRLRACMQKLACGKLTGISEPITIKTSGSRFGSWMTDPMAPEGDTRVWYMDGYHNNRFVREYRSFQDFMTGDNFTSHRLPHPWSGTGQVVYNGSIYFNKFQSHIIIKFDFKTSMMSKSRPLEYAGFNNMYHYAWGGHSDIDLMVDEGGLWAVYATNQNAGNIVISKLNPNTLQIIKSWSTDHPKRSAGEAFMICGTLYVTNGYAGGTKVYYAFNTNSSTYEYIDIALQNKYSHLSMLDYNPRDRALYAWNNGHQVLYNVTLYHVIRSEEL, from the exons GTCCTGCCGACTAACCCCGAGGAGTCGTGGCAGGTGTACAGCTCAGCTCAGGACAGCGAGGGCCGCTGTATCTGCACCGTGGTGGCCCCACAGCAGGCGATGTGCTCGCGAGACGCCAGGACCAAACAGCTGCGGCAGCTGCTGGAGAAA GTGCAGAACATGACACAATCCATCCAGGTTCTGGACAAGCGGACACAGAGGGATCTGCAGTATGTAGAGAAGATGGAGATCCAGTTGCGTGGCTTGGAGACCAAATTCCAGCAGGTAGAAGAGAGCCACCGGCAGAACATTGCCAAGCAATACAAG GCAATAAAAGCGAAAATGGAGGAACTTAGGCCATTGATACCAGTgttggaggagtacaaggccgATGCAAAATTGGTATTACAGTTTAAGGAGGAAGTCCAGAATCTGACGTCAGTTCTAAACCAACTTCAGGAAGAAATGGGAGCCTATGACTACAAGGAGCTACAGAACAGAGTGTCAAATCTCGAGGACAGGCTCCGAGCATGCATGCAAAAATTAG CTTGTGGGAAGTTAACAGGAATAAGCGAACCTATTACAATTAAAACATCTGGATCGAGGTTCGGCTCCTGGATGACCGATCCCATGGCACCTGAAGGAGATACCAGG GTGTGGTACATGGATGGCTACCACAACAACCGCTTTGTGCGGGAATACAGGTCCTTTCAAGACTTTATGACAGGCGATAATTTCACTTCCCATCGCCTCCCTCATCCCTGGTCTGGTACAGGCCAGGTGGTCTACAATGGCTCCATCTACTTCAACAAGTTCCAAAGTCATATCATTATCAAGTTTGACTTCAAGACCTCCATGATGAGCAAGTCCCGCCCCCTGGAATATGCCGGTTTCAATAACATGTACCACTACGCGTGGGGCGGCCACTCAGATATCGACTTAATGGTGGACGAGGGAGGCTTGTGGGCTGTGTATGCGACCAATCAGAATGCTGGGAACATCGTCATCAGCAAGTTGAACCCCAACACGCTACAGATTATTAAAAGCTGGAGCACCGATCACCCAAAGAGGAGCGCTGGGGAGGCCTTCATGATCTGTGGGACACTGTACGTCACCAATGGATACGCCGGGGGGACCAAAGTCTACTATGCCTTCAACACAAACTCCTCCACCTATGAGTATATTGACATAGCTTTACAGAACAAATACTCCCACCTCTCAATGCTGGACTACAATCCCAGGGACAGGGCCCTGTATGCATGGAACAATGGGCATCAGGTACTCTATAACGTCACTCTGTACCACGTCATCCGCTCCGAGGAGCTGTAA